AGCGCGGCTTCCAGATGCGCGCCACGGATATCACCGTTGCTGGCAACGAAACTGGCGGCGTCGTCGTGGGCTTCGCGGATGATTTTCGAGTCGCGAATCGATGTGGTGGTGTCGGAGGTGAAATCGATAGTGCGCTGGGAGGCACGAACGATGATGTTACTGGTGGCTACCAGGGTGTGCGCCTGGGCCACGTCGGCCAACAAAAACAGGCCAAGGGCGGCAGCAATCAGCGGGCTACGCATGGAACGACTCCGGAAGGACAAAGATAGCTATTGGACGAGAATTGCTTGCGCCAGTTCAAGGTCGCTTACATGAAGTTTCGGCCGGGTTTTACGCAGGTAGTGCAGCGCGGATTCCAGTCGAGCGCCTCGCAGTTCTCCGTCACTGGCAACAAACACTGCCGCATCATCGTGAGCGGCGAGCAGCAGTTTACGGTCGAAAGGCGCGGAAGACACCATGCCGGTCGCCCAAACGCTGACGACGGTGTTCTGTGTCGACATATCGAAGGCATCGACCGACGTCGTCCAGCAGGCAGTTAACAATACAGATGGGAAAAGCAGATTTTGAAGAAAACGCATGGGACTCGGTAACGGTTGGCGAGCCGCAAGGCTAGCGCAATGCCTGTTCTAGAGCCAGCGTCGAAACATCGGGACACGACCGGTGTGTCCCGCGATACCGCGATCGCTTAGATCGTCAGAATGGCCTGAGCCAACTGAGCATCGGTAGCTTGCAACTGTGGCGCCTGACGACGGATGTGATCCAGTGCGCTTTCCAGTTTCACACCACGAATATCGCCTTGGCTGGCGACGAAGCTGGCAGCGTCGTCACGGGCAGCAAGCACAATTTTGTCGTCACGGAAGGACGAAGTAACGTCGGAAGTGGCATCGGACGAGGACTTCAGGGCACCGACGACAGCGTCGGTAGTCACGATGAAACTGGTGGCGCTG
The sequence above is drawn from the Pseudomonas sp. FP2196 genome and encodes:
- a CDS encoding DUF2388 domain-containing protein, which translates into the protein MRSPLIAAALGLFLLADVAQAHTLVATSNIIVRASQRTIDFTSDTTTSIRDSKIIREAHDDAASFVASNGDIRGAHLEAALNTLRTRVPEARDASDQVLAEAILAL
- a CDS encoding DUF2388 domain-containing protein, whose translation is MRFLQNLLFPSVLLTACWTTSVDAFDMSTQNTVVSVWATGMVSSAPFDRKLLLAAHDDAAVFVASDGELRGARLESALHYLRKTRPKLHVSDLELAQAILVQ
- a CDS encoding DUF2388 domain-containing protein, coding for MSRLRLLSAAALLAVAANASATSFIVTTDAVVGALKSSSDATSDVTSSFRDDKIVLAARDDAASFVASQGDIRGVKLESALDHIRRQAPQLQATDAQLAQAILTI